CTTGAACCTGCGGCTGCCGAATCCGCCCACCCACTCTCCAGGGCGCGCACGGAATCACCCCCCGGGTTGGTGATGCGATTCCCCCATCCCTGGATGTCACCCATGCCGTGATGCCCCCGACGTCGCTCCGCGCCAAGTACGCCACAGGAGCCCCGAGGCGTCAAAACGGCGCCATCGCCACAGACCCACCGGCTTGCACGATAAGACTGACCGATCGGACAGGGATCTGCAGGGAGGTCCCCGGGTCGGTCAGCGGGACGCCCAGCCCCTGGTCACCTCTGTCAAGAGCCCTATGAACAGAAGGCGGGAATCCACAGCCTGCGGGCCAGAAGGGCGAGGAGGGGACCCATTCTGTGGAAAACCCCCCTTGAAGCTGGGGAAAACCACGCCGAGATGGGGAAACTCCAGACAGATCAGTGTTTCTGATCAGTCACTGGTCTCTTGAGACCCGATCCGGGCGAGACATCCAGGCTGGTCTGGGCCACCCCATCGGAGCCGCGGCCGCCGCGAAGGGTGCGCGGACCGAGGGGATGGTCGGCATGGGGGTACGGGGCGTGGTGGTGGGCGGCGTGATCAGAACCGCCATGGGGGTGGTCGTGGTGCTGGTGACCTGCCAGGGGAACGGGAACCCCATCGGGCTGGCAGGCGCCGGTGCACTCGTGCTCACAGAGATCACAGCTCTCGGTGAGCCCCTCCACGTGGTGATGGTGACTGTGCTGCGGGGATCCAACTTCACGCTCGAAACCAAGAACCTGATCGCGGTATTTACACAGCGAGCAGTTCATATTGGTATCGCCACGCACCACATCCTCAACCCGCTCCACAAAGGTGTCGAGAACATAGGGATGGTCACCCAGATAGGAGGCCTTGATGAACTCCACCTCGGGATGATCCTGGGCCACCCGGTCAGTGTGCTGACCAATCCGACTCACCAGCACGCCTGAGAACAGGAAATAGGGCAGCACCAGAATGCGGCGGTAACCGAGACGCACCACATGGCGCAGGCCTGGCTCCACCAGCGGAAAGGTGACGCCGGAGTACAGGGTCTCGCCCCAGCCG
This portion of the Cyanobium sp. NIES-981 genome encodes:
- a CDS encoding sirohydrochlorin chelatase, producing MHSPAPVPAPVASEGSSLADGGDSLGVLVCGHGSRNRLAVAEFASLAEQLQQRFAPVPVAYGYLEFATPILREGLESLRQRGVTHVLAVPAMLFAAGHAKNDIPSVLNTYAAETGLRIDYGRELGVDRRMIQAAGARLREALARTPGDVPLQDTLLVVVGRGSSDPDANSNVAKVTRMLVEGFGFGWGETLYSGVTFPLVEPGLRHVVRLGYRRILVLPYFLFSGVLVSRIGQHTDRVAQDHPEVEFIKASYLGDHPYVLDTFVERVEDVVRGDTNMNCSLCKYRDQVLGFEREVGSPQHSHHHHVEGLTESCDLCEHECTGACQPDGVPVPLAGHQHHDHPHGGSDHAAHHHAPYPHADHPLGPRTLRGGRGSDGVAQTSLDVSPGSGLKRPVTDQKH